From the Ruania alkalisoli genome, one window contains:
- a CDS encoding TetR/AcrR family transcriptional regulator, with protein sequence MTDQRSARTGRPARSGRRPGANDTREQILRSALTLFSEHGYGGTTIRAVASDAAVDPALVMHFFGSKDQLFAAVLAQVDDLPARIGQSLQCEPEHLAHRLATFYLTGWESEEIGPVLRAVLRSASASEEAAHRLREAIEGHFLRDATAGMDPALAERLPFAMAHLFGIATARYVLQVGPVANLPLEELIEIVTPGLDAVLRP encoded by the coding sequence ATGACAGACCAGCGATCGGCACGAACCGGGCGGCCAGCTCGCAGCGGCCGACGCCCCGGCGCCAACGACACCCGTGAGCAGATCCTGCGATCTGCGCTCACCCTGTTCTCCGAGCACGGCTACGGGGGCACGACCATCCGGGCCGTGGCTTCCGACGCTGCGGTCGACCCCGCACTCGTCATGCACTTCTTCGGCTCAAAAGATCAGCTCTTCGCGGCCGTGCTAGCCCAGGTCGACGATCTTCCCGCGCGGATCGGCCAATCTCTGCAGTGCGAGCCCGAACACCTCGCTCACCGTCTCGCCACCTTCTATCTCACCGGCTGGGAGTCCGAGGAGATCGGTCCCGTCCTGCGGGCCGTCCTGCGGTCAGCCAGCGCGAGCGAGGAGGCGGCGCACCGTCTACGCGAGGCGATCGAGGGCCACTTCCTCCGGGATGCCACCGCCGGCATGGATCCAGCCCTCGCCGAGCGTCTGCCGTTCGCGATGGCGCACCTGTTCGGGATCGCGACGGCACGCTACGTCCTCCAGGTCGGCCCCGTGGCGAACCTCCCCCTCGAGGAGCTGATCGAGATCGTCACCCCCGGCCTGGACGCCGTCCTGCGCCCCTGA
- a CDS encoding FUSC family protein gives MRAARWLSTSGGVMLAGLLERVRTPEFVTDVLQIAKCVIAATVAWWLSVNVLESQLPFLAPWTALLAVHATVYRSLTRGVQTTVATTIGVGLSFLVGGLIGVSVWTFALAVLVGLAGSRITGLRSEGIAIATTAVFVLGSGFGEQAPLLADRLIEVSVGVGVGVAVNVLFVPPLRDRQAERYVGSLNHRIGEVLIEMADELAGSWNSDRAEAWVAETESIDEEVAQGWQTMRFARESRKVNPRRYVPTSLRSARVRDRAAGEVEYEGILGRLDEGVSHLRHLARILRESTYAEAPWDEEFRHEWVPIVRDLGRRLQGDGDGDGDGDGEGESESDGIGERIDTLARRFSGPDGVPAGDLWPVYGALLTSVRHLLVIVDDVTLAREGTSGS, from the coding sequence GTGAGGGCTGCGCGATGGTTGTCGACGTCAGGGGGTGTGATGCTGGCCGGTCTGCTGGAGCGCGTGCGTACACCCGAGTTCGTCACGGACGTGCTGCAGATCGCCAAGTGCGTGATCGCGGCGACGGTGGCTTGGTGGCTCTCGGTGAACGTGCTCGAGTCCCAGCTGCCGTTCCTGGCTCCGTGGACGGCGCTGCTGGCGGTGCATGCGACGGTGTACCGGTCACTCACGCGCGGGGTGCAGACGACCGTGGCCACGACGATCGGCGTCGGGCTGTCGTTCCTGGTCGGGGGCCTGATCGGGGTGAGCGTGTGGACCTTCGCGCTGGCCGTGCTGGTCGGGCTCGCGGGCTCACGGATCACCGGGCTGCGCAGCGAGGGGATCGCCATCGCGACCACGGCTGTGTTCGTTCTCGGCAGTGGGTTCGGCGAACAGGCGCCGCTTCTTGCTGACCGGTTGATCGAGGTGAGCGTCGGGGTCGGGGTGGGGGTCGCCGTCAATGTGCTGTTCGTGCCGCCGTTGCGGGATCGGCAGGCGGAGCGCTACGTGGGCAGTCTCAACCACCGGATCGGTGAGGTGCTCATCGAGATGGCCGATGAGCTGGCCGGTTCGTGGAACAGCGACCGGGCCGAGGCGTGGGTGGCCGAGACCGAGTCGATCGATGAGGAGGTCGCGCAGGGCTGGCAGACCATGCGGTTCGCACGCGAGAGCAGGAAGGTCAATCCGCGCCGGTATGTGCCGACGTCGCTGCGCTCGGCTCGCGTCCGGGACCGCGCGGCGGGCGAGGTGGAGTACGAGGGGATCCTGGGGCGCCTCGATGAGGGTGTTTCGCATCTGCGTCACCTGGCTCGGATCCTGCGGGAGTCCACCTACGCTGAGGCGCCGTGGGACGAGGAGTTCCGGCACGAATGGGTGCCGATCGTGCGTGACCTCGGGCGCAGGCTTCAGGGCGACGGCGACGGCGACGGCGACGGCGACGGCGAGGGCGAGAGCGAGAGCGATGGCATCGGGGAGCGGATCGATACCCTCGCGCGGAGGTTCTCTGGGCCGGATGGGGTGCCGGCGGGGGACCTGTGGCCGGTCTACGGGGCGTTGCTGACCAGTGTGCGGCACCTGCTCGTGATCGTCGACGACGTCACCCTCGCCCGGGAGGGGACGTCAGGGTCATAG
- a CDS encoding MFS transporter produces the protein MPRLLADTAPLRVGAFRRLWWGLGISNLGTQLTTVAVGLQVYAITASTLAVGILGIFALVPLVVLGLYGGALVDQFDRRRVALTASTVLFVVTAMLALQAWLSLDSVWLLYVLVALQSAASAVNNPARSAIIPRLIPISQLAAANALQTLAWNVALTLGPLLGAVLVAWQGFGVAYTLDLLLFTASLYALWRLPDIPPEHDGQEGVRPRVAGWRSVMDGLRYLGTRPNLRMTFLLDLSAMILAMPRVLFPAVGVVLIGGGETTTGVLTAAIAVGAVLASMLSGGLTGVRAQGKAIVAAIAVFALAVIGFGVVLLLVGRTSPEGVIVWALVAACVLLAVAGAADSVSSIFRQTILQAATPDAMRGRLQGVFVVVVAGGPRLGDLVVGAEASWFGEGLAAVIGGVLCLVAITVLALAQRRFLAYDGDRPAP, from the coding sequence GTGCCCCGACTGCTCGCCGACACCGCGCCGCTGCGCGTCGGCGCGTTCCGCCGGCTGTGGTGGGGGCTCGGGATATCCAACCTCGGCACCCAGCTGACAACCGTGGCTGTGGGCCTGCAGGTGTACGCGATCACCGCGTCCACACTCGCGGTGGGCATCCTCGGGATCTTCGCCCTGGTGCCGCTGGTGGTGCTCGGGTTGTACGGCGGGGCGCTCGTGGACCAGTTCGACCGCCGACGAGTCGCGCTGACCGCCTCCACCGTGCTGTTCGTGGTGACAGCGATGCTCGCGCTGCAAGCCTGGTTATCGCTGGATTCGGTCTGGCTGCTCTACGTGCTGGTGGCGCTGCAGTCGGCCGCCAGTGCCGTCAACAATCCGGCACGGTCGGCGATCATCCCGCGACTGATACCGATCAGCCAGCTCGCCGCCGCGAATGCGCTGCAGACACTGGCATGGAATGTGGCGCTCACACTCGGGCCGCTGCTCGGCGCGGTGCTCGTGGCGTGGCAGGGATTCGGGGTGGCCTACACCCTCGACCTACTGCTGTTCACCGCGTCGCTCTACGCGCTGTGGCGGCTGCCGGACATCCCGCCCGAGCACGACGGCCAGGAGGGTGTTCGCCCGCGCGTGGCCGGATGGCGGTCGGTGATGGACGGCCTGCGCTACCTGGGTACGCGCCCGAACCTGCGGATGACGTTCCTGCTCGACTTGAGCGCCATGATCCTGGCCATGCCTCGGGTGCTGTTCCCCGCCGTCGGGGTGGTCCTCATCGGAGGAGGGGAGACCACCACCGGCGTGCTCACGGCAGCGATCGCCGTCGGAGCTGTGCTGGCGAGCATGCTCTCCGGTGGCCTGACGGGTGTGCGAGCGCAAGGGAAGGCGATCGTGGCCGCGATCGCTGTGTTCGCGCTCGCGGTGATCGGGTTCGGTGTGGTGCTGCTGCTGGTCGGGCGGACCTCACCGGAGGGGGTGATCGTGTGGGCGCTGGTGGCGGCGTGCGTGCTGCTCGCGGTCGCCGGTGCGGCGGACTCGGTCTCCTCGATCTTCCGTCAGACGATCCTGCAGGCGGCCACCCCCGATGCGATGCGTGGGCGGCTGCAGGGCGTGTTCGTGGTGGTCGTAGCCGGTGGGCCACGGCTCGGCGACCTCGTGGTCGGTGCCGAAGCGTCGTGGTTCGGCGAAGGGCTCGCCGCTGTGATCGGCGGGGTGCTGTGCCTGGTGGCCATCACCGTGCTCGCCCTGGCGCAGCGCAGGTTCCTGGCTTACGACGGCGACCGGCCAGCTCCGTAG
- a CDS encoding DNA-3-methyladenine glycosylase I gives MDSLITGTDGRTRCGWVGSDADYERYHDQEWGFPLRGDRALFEKMALEGFQAGLSWITILRKRPRFREVFAGFVPAEVAQFGDDDIERLMGDAGIIRNRAKIVATIENARLVQEMAEGELDALMWSFAPAPAARPQTFDDVPAVTAESTAMSKTLRKRGFRFVGPTTMYALMQSAGMVDDHIEGCWRVE, from the coding sequence ATGGACTCCCTCATCACCGGAACCGACGGGCGCACCCGCTGCGGCTGGGTCGGCTCGGACGCCGACTACGAGCGCTACCACGACCAGGAGTGGGGCTTCCCGCTGCGGGGCGACCGGGCCCTCTTCGAGAAGATGGCTCTGGAGGGCTTCCAGGCTGGTCTCTCCTGGATCACCATCCTGCGCAAACGGCCCCGCTTCCGTGAGGTGTTCGCCGGATTCGTGCCCGCGGAGGTGGCGCAGTTCGGCGACGATGACATCGAACGCCTGATGGGCGATGCCGGCATCATCCGCAACCGGGCGAAGATCGTGGCCACCATCGAGAACGCGCGGCTCGTGCAGGAGATGGCCGAGGGCGAACTGGATGCACTGATGTGGTCCTTCGCCCCGGCGCCAGCTGCGCGACCGCAGACGTTCGATGACGTCCCGGCCGTCACGGCAGAGTCAACTGCCATGAGCAAGACGCTGCGTAAGCGGGGATTCCGGTTCGTCGGTCCGACCACGATGTACGCGCTGATGCAGTCGGCGGGGATGGTCGACGATCACATCGAGGGGTGCTGGCGGGTTGAGTGA
- a CDS encoding Rv2578c family radical SAM protein yields MLPLRGLIRSVTTPEFAGVTFHEVLCKSALNRVPGGSRMPFAWTVNPTRGCLHQCVYCLSPDTLVLMADGRQKPIGELDVGDRIVGTQLEGKRRRYVETPVLATWRTRKRAYRTTLRDGTEIVASGDHRFLTARGWTHVAPRAPGQGQRAYLTINDSLMGLGLGSGSGNGLGPRGGPAITRKLAIVGEVVKTSADLGVASVEDLGAERRMVDITTGTGDFIANGVISHNCFARKTHEYLDLDSGADFDTQIVVKANVAEVLRAELAKPSWKREHVALGTNSDPYMRAEGRYRLMPGIIEALTASRTPFSILTKGPLLRRDLPLLQRAAERVDVGVGISLAFTDPELQQRVEPGTPTPQARLGLIRAVADAGLRPTVMAMPILPWLTDSEQHMNELFGAIREAGGAWVTAGPLHLRPGAREWFMAWLAREYPALVPKYRALFGRGSYTTGEYRDWLADRVRRLRRRHGFVRDEAERGARWTLRTDPDAVGDPELPAAAQVDPRPVQASLF; encoded by the coding sequence CTGCTGCCGCTGCGCGGACTGATCCGCAGTGTGACGACGCCGGAGTTCGCGGGAGTGACGTTCCATGAGGTGCTCTGCAAGAGCGCTCTGAACCGCGTACCGGGTGGGTCGAGGATGCCGTTCGCGTGGACGGTCAACCCCACGCGTGGATGTCTTCACCAGTGCGTGTACTGCCTGAGCCCGGACACGCTCGTGCTGATGGCCGACGGGCGTCAGAAGCCGATCGGCGAGCTTGACGTCGGTGACCGCATTGTGGGGACGCAGCTGGAGGGAAAGCGCCGGCGATACGTCGAGACGCCGGTGCTCGCAACCTGGCGGACGCGAAAGCGCGCTTACCGGACAACCCTTCGCGATGGCACCGAGATCGTAGCGAGCGGTGACCACCGATTCCTGACGGCCCGTGGCTGGACGCATGTCGCCCCGCGTGCTCCCGGCCAGGGTCAGCGTGCCTACTTGACGATTAACGATTCGCTGATGGGGCTCGGTCTCGGTTCCGGCAGTGGGAACGGTCTTGGCCCTCGAGGCGGACCCGCCATCACCCGCAAGTTGGCCATTGTCGGCGAGGTGGTGAAGACCTCAGCAGACCTCGGCGTCGCGAGCGTCGAGGACCTCGGTGCAGAGCGCCGGATGGTTGACATCACGACCGGGACCGGGGACTTCATCGCCAACGGGGTCATCAGCCACAACTGCTTTGCGCGCAAGACTCACGAGTATCTCGACCTCGACTCCGGTGCCGACTTCGACACCCAGATCGTGGTCAAGGCCAACGTAGCCGAGGTGCTGCGCGCCGAACTCGCGAAGCCGTCCTGGAAGCGTGAGCACGTGGCGCTCGGCACCAACTCGGACCCGTACATGCGAGCCGAGGGCCGCTACCGGCTGATGCCGGGCATCATCGAGGCCCTGACGGCGTCACGCACCCCGTTCTCCATCCTCACCAAGGGTCCGCTGTTGCGCCGTGACCTGCCACTGCTGCAGCGGGCGGCCGAACGAGTGGACGTCGGTGTGGGCATCTCCCTGGCCTTCACCGACCCCGAACTGCAGCAACGCGTGGAACCGGGCACGCCCACCCCGCAGGCGCGATTGGGCCTGATCCGAGCCGTTGCTGATGCTGGTCTGCGCCCGACGGTGATGGCGATGCCGATCCTGCCCTGGCTCACCGACTCCGAGCAGCATATGAACGAGCTGTTCGGCGCGATCCGTGAGGCCGGCGGTGCCTGGGTGACCGCCGGGCCGCTGCACCTGCGGCCCGGTGCGCGGGAGTGGTTCATGGCCTGGCTGGCCCGTGAGTACCCGGCGCTCGTGCCCAAGTACCGGGCGCTCTTCGGACGCGGCTCCTACACCACGGGTGAGTACCGTGACTGGCTCGCGGACAGGGTGCGCAGGCTGCGCCGTCGGCACGGTTTCGTGCGAGACGAGGCCGAGCGTGGGGCGAGGTGGACACTACGGACGGATCCGGACGCCGTCGGGGATCCGGAGCTACCGGCGGCGGCACAGGTCGATCCTCGCCCGGTGCAGGCGTCGCTGTTCTGA
- a CDS encoding siderophore-interacting protein, producing MPKGVAQRAEVVSSERITPHMVRLVFSAPGGGPLDVDPAGYTDTYVKVLLPRPGTGVSEPFDLEEVKERIPAEDWPVMRTYTIRAWDPESGHATIDFVVHGDEGIAGPWAAAARPGDQVQLFGPGRGYAPNPEADWHLLAGDESALPAIAATLEAMPEEAVVRAIIEVADPAEEQPLLTVAGAEVQWIHRSASSVEAEPGEALVAAVRELERPAGRVHAFVHGDADVVKQLRSLLRFEWDVPKEDLSASGYWKRGTNDDQWRTMKRQWVAQMEAEEARRSA from the coding sequence GTGCCCAAGGGAGTGGCGCAGCGCGCCGAGGTCGTCAGCAGCGAGCGGATCACCCCGCACATGGTTCGGTTGGTGTTCTCCGCGCCGGGCGGTGGGCCGCTGGACGTTGACCCGGCCGGCTATACCGACACCTACGTCAAGGTGCTGCTCCCGCGGCCCGGTACCGGCGTGAGCGAGCCGTTCGACCTCGAGGAGGTCAAGGAGCGGATTCCCGCCGAGGACTGGCCGGTGATGCGCACGTACACCATCCGTGCGTGGGACCCTGAGTCCGGGCACGCCACCATCGACTTCGTGGTGCATGGCGACGAGGGGATCGCCGGGCCCTGGGCGGCTGCGGCCCGGCCCGGTGACCAGGTGCAGCTGTTCGGGCCGGGGCGCGGGTACGCGCCGAACCCCGAGGCGGACTGGCACCTGCTCGCCGGTGACGAAAGTGCGTTGCCCGCGATCGCCGCCACGCTGGAGGCCATGCCGGAGGAGGCGGTGGTGCGGGCGATCATCGAGGTGGCCGATCCGGCCGAGGAGCAACCGCTGCTCACCGTTGCCGGGGCCGAGGTGCAGTGGATCCACCGGTCTGCCTCGAGCGTGGAGGCCGAGCCGGGCGAGGCGCTCGTGGCGGCCGTGCGCGAGCTGGAGCGTCCGGCAGGGCGCGTGCACGCGTTCGTCCACGGCGACGCCGACGTGGTCAAGCAGCTGCGTTCGCTGCTGCGGTTCGAGTGGGATGTGCCGAAGGAGGACCTGTCCGCCTCCGGATACTGGAAGCGCGGCACCAACGACGACCAGTGGCGCACCATGAAGCGCCAGTGGGTGGCGCAGATGGAAGCCGAGGAGGCGCGCCGCTCGGCGTAG
- a CDS encoding MBL fold metallo-hydrolase — protein sequence MDITDGVLVLTSRTMHTTTTVLHEGSCAVVVDPAWQADELAGLADLLTSRGLIPVLGWATHAHHDHVLWHPGLGTPPRLASPAAAQDAAAHLDQLRAALNLPPELLGLAGEIEAHDGDRLPWQGPVAQILTHHAHAPGHTALWLPGPRVLIAGDMLSDVEIPLLEGSTLAQYRAGIELLAPYVEQAKFLIPGHGTVARAGVADSPTRQLAHDRRYLDRPDLPDPRLLQAEPWLLEAHQENLSRMR from the coding sequence GTGGACATCACCGACGGCGTCCTGGTGCTCACCTCCCGCACCATGCACACCACCACCACGGTCCTGCACGAGGGGAGCTGCGCCGTCGTAGTGGATCCGGCCTGGCAGGCCGACGAGTTGGCCGGCCTGGCGGACCTGCTCACCTCCCGCGGCCTGATACCGGTGCTCGGCTGGGCCACCCACGCCCACCACGACCATGTGCTCTGGCACCCCGGCCTCGGCACTCCACCGCGGCTGGCGAGCCCTGCCGCCGCCCAGGACGCGGCCGCGCACCTGGATCAGCTGCGTGCGGCGCTGAACCTACCGCCCGAGTTGCTCGGCCTGGCAGGTGAGATCGAGGCCCACGACGGCGACCGGTTGCCCTGGCAGGGTCCCGTCGCCCAGATCCTCACCCACCACGCCCATGCCCCGGGGCACACCGCCCTATGGTTGCCCGGCCCCCGGGTGCTGATCGCCGGCGACATGCTCTCGGACGTAGAGATCCCGCTGCTGGAGGGCAGCACGCTCGCGCAGTACCGCGCGGGGATCGAGCTGCTCGCCCCGTACGTCGAGCAGGCGAAGTTCCTCATCCCGGGGCATGGCACCGTCGCCCGAGCGGGCGTGGCCGACTCCCCCACCCGCCAACTCGCCCACGACCGCCGCTACCTGGACCGGCCTGATCTCCCCGATCCGCGTCTCCTCCAGGCCGAACCATGGCTACTGGAGGCCCACCAGGAGAACCTCAGCCGGATGCGCTGA
- a CDS encoding acyl-CoA dehydrogenase, with product MTTTADRTAASDLTLNTRAVADLVDGRWGEHRRRVRDLMLDERLRRADNLTVAEHRARVLEQSRYLVELEVVNRAFPERLGGYDDPGGNIAGFEELAVADPSLQIKGGVQWGLFGAAILHLGTEIHHDRLLPGAMDLTVPGCFAMTETGHGSDVAAIGTTATYDPAAEEFEIHTPFRGAWKDYIGNAADHGTAAVVFAQLITAGVNHGVHAFYVPIRETAPDGAAGDFLPGVGGEDDGPKGGLNGVDNGRLHFDRVRIPRENLLNRYGDVAPDGTYSSPIDSPGRRFFTMLGTLVQGRVSLGGSAVVVSKMALATAIRYANERRQFTGADEDVETVLMDYQQHQRRLLPLLARTYAAQFMHNQLGQRFHEVFSGEHDTDGDRQDLETLAAASKPLSTWLALETIQTCREACGGAGYLAENKFVTWHQDMDVYATFEGDNHVLLQLVGKRLLTDYGREMAKMDVAGAVRWVADRAVDMTLHRTPLRRAAQSIQDGGSLARSAGEIRDPDAQRELLEDRVESMVEEIALALRAAKGAPADVAQALFNSHQHDLIEAARAHGELLQWEAFTEAVASIRDDDTRKVMTWLRDLFGLVTIEKNLSWYLINGRISAQRARTVTSYINRLLPRLRHHAQDLVEAFGYSDKHVGAVIGTGVEGQRQREARDYYRRRRASGNEPVSEKSQKKS from the coding sequence ATGACCACAACTGCGGATCGCACAGCTGCGTCCGACCTGACCCTCAACACCCGCGCCGTGGCCGACCTGGTCGACGGACGATGGGGTGAGCATCGCCGTCGGGTGCGCGATCTCATGCTCGACGAACGCCTGCGCCGCGCAGACAACCTGACGGTCGCCGAGCATCGTGCGCGCGTGCTCGAGCAGTCGCGCTACCTGGTCGAGCTCGAGGTCGTGAACCGGGCCTTCCCGGAACGGCTCGGCGGGTATGACGACCCGGGCGGCAATATCGCAGGCTTCGAAGAGCTCGCCGTCGCCGATCCGTCATTGCAGATCAAGGGTGGTGTGCAGTGGGGCCTGTTCGGCGCGGCCATCCTCCACCTGGGCACCGAGATCCACCACGACCGGCTCCTGCCGGGCGCGATGGACCTGACCGTTCCCGGCTGCTTCGCGATGACCGAGACCGGGCACGGCTCCGACGTGGCGGCCATCGGCACCACGGCCACCTATGACCCGGCGGCCGAGGAGTTCGAGATCCACACTCCCTTCCGAGGGGCCTGGAAGGACTACATCGGCAACGCCGCCGACCACGGGACCGCCGCCGTCGTGTTCGCCCAGCTGATCACCGCCGGGGTGAACCACGGCGTGCACGCCTTCTACGTGCCCATCCGCGAGACCGCGCCGGATGGGGCCGCCGGCGACTTCCTGCCAGGGGTCGGCGGTGAGGATGACGGGCCCAAGGGTGGCCTGAACGGCGTCGACAACGGACGCTTGCACTTCGACCGCGTGCGCATCCCGCGGGAGAACCTCCTCAACCGGTACGGCGACGTCGCCCCGGACGGCACCTACAGTTCACCGATCGACAGCCCCGGGCGACGCTTCTTCACCATGCTCGGCACGCTGGTGCAGGGCCGGGTCTCCCTCGGCGGATCCGCCGTCGTCGTCTCCAAGATGGCGCTCGCGACCGCGATCCGGTACGCCAACGAACGGCGCCAGTTCACCGGAGCCGACGAGGACGTCGAGACCGTGCTGATGGACTACCAGCAGCACCAGCGCCGGCTGCTGCCGCTGCTCGCGCGCACCTATGCCGCCCAGTTCATGCACAACCAGCTCGGGCAGCGTTTCCACGAGGTCTTCTCCGGTGAGCATGACACCGACGGCGACCGGCAGGACCTGGAGACCCTCGCCGCAGCATCGAAGCCGTTGAGCACCTGGCTCGCGCTGGAGACGATCCAGACCTGCCGGGAGGCGTGCGGCGGGGCCGGGTACTTGGCTGAGAACAAGTTCGTCACCTGGCACCAGGACATGGACGTCTACGCCACCTTCGAGGGTGACAACCACGTCCTTCTGCAGCTGGTGGGCAAGCGACTGCTCACCGACTACGGGCGCGAGATGGCGAAGATGGATGTGGCCGGTGCGGTGCGCTGGGTGGCTGATCGCGCCGTCGACATGACCTTGCACCGCACGCCGCTGCGGCGCGCGGCACAGTCCATCCAGGATGGCGGATCGCTGGCACGTTCGGCCGGGGAGATCCGCGATCCCGACGCACAGCGCGAGCTGCTCGAGGACCGGGTGGAGTCCATGGTGGAGGAGATCGCCCTCGCACTCCGCGCCGCCAAGGGCGCACCAGCGGATGTGGCACAGGCGCTGTTTAACTCCCACCAGCACGACCTCATCGAAGCTGCGCGTGCGCACGGAGAGCTGCTTCAGTGGGAGGCCTTCACCGAGGCGGTCGCCAGTATCCGTGACGATGACACCCGCAAGGTGATGACGTGGCTGCGGGATCTGTTCGGGCTGGTCACGATCGAGAAGAACCTCTCCTGGTATCTCATCAACGGCCGGATCTCCGCCCAGCGGGCGCGCACGGTCACGTCCTACATCAACCGGCTGCTGCCGCGCCTGCGCCACCACGCGCAGGATCTGGTGGAGGCGTTCGGGTACTCCGATAAGCACGTCGGTGCTGTGATCGGCACCGGGGTGGAGGGGCAGCGCCAGCGGGAGGCGCGCGACTACTACCGGCGCCGCCGGGCCTCGGGGAACGAGCCGGTGAGTGAGAAGAGTCAGAAGAAGAGCTGA
- a CDS encoding TetR/AcrR family transcriptional regulator: protein MNSVTARSVPESDPDEGPDPAEGGTDGRSRRWDAHRAERRRALARAARRAVHHGGPDLSMDELAVAMETSKSIVYRYFADKAGLQSAVGNLVLEEMAEAFDAAAHADSDPRDRLRAMVGVYATMIDKSPHVYRFITRSGDGDEGASLSRFQATISASVEIPLRDRLAASGSDPRLAAAWAAGVVGFVRGVGDLWLSDTSDDHPPADTMADLMTDWLWRGAGAFHTPTSSSREHR, encoded by the coding sequence GTGAACAGCGTCACAGCGAGGTCGGTGCCCGAGTCGGACCCAGACGAAGGCCCCGACCCGGCCGAAGGTGGAACGGACGGCCGTTCCCGCCGGTGGGATGCCCACCGTGCCGAACGGCGTCGCGCCCTGGCCCGGGCCGCGCGCCGTGCAGTTCACCACGGCGGGCCGGACCTCTCCATGGACGAGCTCGCCGTTGCGATGGAGACCTCGAAGTCGATCGTCTACCGCTACTTCGCAGACAAGGCCGGACTGCAGAGCGCCGTCGGCAATCTCGTGCTGGAGGAGATGGCCGAGGCCTTCGACGCTGCCGCACACGCCGACTCCGACCCCCGCGACCGGCTGCGTGCCATGGTCGGTGTGTACGCGACCATGATCGACAAGTCCCCGCACGTCTACCGCTTCATCACCCGCTCGGGCGATGGCGACGAGGGTGCCTCCCTCTCACGATTCCAGGCCACCATCTCCGCCTCGGTGGAGATCCCGCTGCGGGATCGGCTTGCCGCCTCCGGATCCGACCCGCGCCTGGCTGCCGCCTGGGCTGCCGGCGTTGTCGGCTTCGTGCGCGGCGTCGGTGACCTGTGGCTCAGCGACACCTCCGACGATCATCCGCCGGCCGACACCATGGCCGACCTCATGACCGACTGGCTCTGGCGTGGCGCCGGAGCCTTCCATACCCCGACCTCATCCTCACGGGAGCACCGATGA